The sequence CCAAGGCACAACGGCCTGACGCCCCATGGATCCCGGAAGCCGAAGAGCTGGGTTTCGGTGCAGAGCACGACCGAGAACGCGCCGATGCATTCCTTCATGAGGTACTCGATGCGATCTTCCATCGGACCATCAGGCGCGAGCGCGAGCATCCGCACCATGACGTCCGAATCCGAGTTGCTCGTCGGCACGAGCGTGTCGGGCAGTTTATCGCGCAAGGCCTCGGTGTTGACGAGATTGCCGTTGTGCGCGAGCGCGAATTGGCCGAGCGAGCTGCTGTTCAGCAGCGGCTGCGCATTATAGACGATCGACGAGCCGCTGGTCGAATAGCGCGTGTGCCCGACCGAGAGATAGCCCGGCAGTGTGGCGAGAATATCCTCGGTGAAGATCTGCGAGATGAGGCCCATGTCTTTGTGGCAGCGCAACTCGAAGCCGTCCGAGACCGCGATGCCGGCGCTCTCCTGGCCTCGATGCTGCAGGGCATAAAGCGCGAAGAACGTCGACCTCGCGACGTCCTCGCCCGGAGCAAAGATCCCGCAGACGCCGCAAGCGTCGTGTACGGCGTCTTCGCTTCCAGCCGGCTTGGGCCGGTAGCCGTCCCACTGCGCTTGCGTGCGGGTCTTCATCTTCCTTAAACTTACCCCGAAGGGGCATGGGGTGTCAATGCCGCGTTCACTGCAGACTTCGACGCGCGCTCGGCGATGTCCGTGCGCCAGCGCAGCGTGGTGTCCTGCGGCAGTGATGCGGCGTACGCCGAGCAAGCGGCGTAGGCACGCTCGCGCGCGCTCGCGATCGAGTCCCCGAGCGCGCTGACGGTGAGGACCCGGCCGCCTGACGCGTCGATCTTGTCGCCGGCCGTTTTCGAGCCGCCCCAGAAGAACGTGACGTCCTCCTGAGGCGCGGGCGCCGGCAAGCCGCTGACCGGCTTCGAACTTTCCGGGTATCCATCAGAGGTCATGACGACCGCAACGCACGCCGAGCTTGAATGCGGTATGTCGGTATTGTAGTGCCGGGGCTTTAACCCCGGATGTGGTATGCCGGACTTTAGTCCGGCTATTTCGCAGAGCGCCTCCAGAAAGCCGGATTCGATGCGCGGCAGCACCACCTGCGTCTCCGGATCGCCGAAACGCGCGTTGAATTCGAGCACGTACGGACCCCGGCTGGTGATCATGAGCCCGGCGTAGAGGCAGCCGCGGTACTCGATGCCGTCGCGCTCCAGGCCGAGGCGTGCGCGTTCGATGACTTCCCTCTTGACCCGCTCCAGCAGGGCGCCGTCCACCACATCCGACGCGGGCGAATACGCGCCCATGCCGCCCGTATTGGGGCCCGTATCGCCGTCGCCGGCGCGTTTGTAGTCGCAGGCCGGCTCGAGGATCTGCGCGCGAGTTCCGTCGGTGATCGCCATGACCGACACTTCCTTGCCGGCGAGTTTTTCTTCCAGGACGATGCACGTGCCGCCGCCAGGCACCGAACGTTCCTCGTACCAGCGCTCGACGACGCCGCTCGCTTCGTCCGCGGAATCGAAGACCACAACGCCCTTACCGGCTGCCAAACCGTCGGCTTTGACGACGACGCCGCCATACTGCCAGTGCTTGAGGTGATTCATAGCCTGTTTCTTGTCGTTGGCGACGCGGAATGCGGCCGTCGGGATGCCCCAACGCAACATGCATTGCTTCGCGTACGCCTTGCTGGACTCGAGCCGCGCGCCGGCGCGGCCGGGACCGAAGGTGGCCACGCCTTCGCGACGCAACGCATCGGCGACGCCCGCGGCGAGGGCAGCCTCCGGCCCGATCACGGCCAGATCGATCTTCTCCTGCGCGGCGCGCGCCGCGATCGATCGGACGTCGGTGGCGGACACGCCGGGCCAATTGGTGCCGAGCGACGCGGTGCCGGCATTGCCCGGCGCGGCGAAGATCGCTTCAACGCCGGAGGACCGCGCGATCTTCCAGGCGAGCGCGTGTTCCCGTGCGCCCGAGCCGACGATGAGGACTTTCATGGGTTGGCGCTCGGAACGCTACAACAAATGCGAGTTTTCAAGCAAGATCGTGGAGCAGGACCTTTAGGTCCTGCTGACCCCTCGTGCTTCGCGCGACCTTTAGGTCGCGCGTCCGTGCTGGCGCTCGGAACGCTACAACGATGGATTATTCCCACTCGATCGTCGCCGGCGGTTTGCTCGTGACGTCGTAGACCACGCGGTTCACGCCGGGCACTTCGTTGACGATGCGCGTGGCGATGCGCGCAAGCACATCCGCTGGTAAACGGCTCCAATCGGCGGTCATGCCGTCCTCGCTGCTCACCGCGCGGATCGCGACGAGGTTCGCGTACGTGCGGCCGTCGCCCATCACGCCGACGCTTTGCAGCGGCGTGAGCACCGCGAAGTACTGCCAGGGCAGTTCGCCGTCCGCGTTGCGCTCGATCTCCTCGCGCGCGATAGCGTCGGCGCGGCGCAGAACGTCCAGGCGCTCGCGATCCACCGCGCCGAGCACGCGGACGGCGAGACCGGGGCCGGGAAACGGCTGGCGGTTGACCACGTGCTCGGGCAAACCCAGCTCGCGCCCGACGCGGCGCACTTCGTCCTTGAACAGCAAGCGCAGCGGCTCGATCAACGTCAGGTGCATGCGCTCGGGCAATCCGCCTACGTTGTGATGCGTCTTGATCTTATGGCCTGCTTTAGAGAGCGGCGTCTTGCTTTCGATAACGTCGGGATAGAGCGTCCCCTGCACGAGGAATTTGGCGCCGGCGAACTCTTTGGCGTGCTCTTCGAACACCGCGATGAACTCCCGTCCGATGATCTTGCGCTTCTCTTCGGGATCCACCACGCCGGCCAGCGCCGACAAGAAACGCTCGCGCGCGTCGACCGCGATCAGATTCAGGTGCAGCACGTCGCGAAACGCCTCGACCACCTGCTCGGCCTCGCGCTCGCGCAGCAAGCCGTGATCGACGAAGACGCAGGTCAGCCGGTCGCCGATCGCGCGTGCGGTCAGCGTAGCGGCTACCGCGCTGTCCACGCCGCCCGACAACGCGCACAGCACTTTGCCCTCACCGACCTGCGCTCGGATCTGCTCGACGGAGCGCTCGATGAACGACGCCATCTCCCATTTTTCCGAGAGGCCCGCGATCTTGCGCAAGAAATTATGGAAGACTTGACGTCCGAACTCGGTGTGCTTGACCTCGGGGTGGAATTGCACCCCGTACCAATTCGTATCCGGGTTGCCGACCGCGGCTTGGGCGCAGGCCTCGGTGTGAGCGAGGGTGATGAAACCCTTGGGCAGCTGGATGACGGTGTCGCCGTGGCTCATCCACGCCTGCGAGCGCGCCGCCACGCCCGCGAAGAGCGGTGAGTGGACGGCGTCCACGACCAGCTCCGCCTTGCCGAACTCGCGGATCTCGCCGGGCACGACCTCGCCGCCCAGCGCGCGGGCCATCTCTTGCAGCCCGTAGCAGATGCCCAGCACGGGTTTTCCGGCCTCGGCGAGCTGCGGCGGCACGTGGGGAGCGCCGTCCGCCAACACGCTTTCCGGCCCGCCCGTCAAGATGAACGCCGCCGGGTCGCGCGCCATGATCTCATCCCACGGCGCATCGAAGGGCAATATCTCGGAGTAGATGTGTTCCTCGCGTACTCGCCGGGCGATGAGCTGCGCGTATTGGGCGCCGAAATCGAGGATCACGACGGTCTCCGGCATGTGCTAGTCTTGGAGCCCTACGTGAGAATATCCGCCAGCCGGCCAGCCGCGCGCGCCAACACGACTTCTTTCGCGATCCGCTCACCGACCGACAGCTCGCGGCCCCAGCGATACGCCGAATAGGGCGTGTACTTGGTGCCCGGCGAGCCCGGGATACGCAAGCTGACGTCATAGACGACGAACGACTTCGGCGGTCCGGCGGCGATGACGCATTGCAGCGCGAACGGCCCGATGATGCCCGGGGGGCGCGCCGCCCGCGCGGCTTCGACGAAGCGCTCGCCCATGTCGAAGGCCTGCTCGAGCATGGACTCGGTCACGGTGGCCGGCATGTGCCCGGCTTCTTCCATCGAGGGCGTGAACGCGCCGCCGAGCGAGGCCTGTTCGATGGCGAGCAGGCTGCGCGCTCCATCTACGTTGGTCTGCCGCCGCGTGTCGGTTCCGAGCAGCTCCAATTCTCCGAGCATCGGCGACCAGAAGAAATTCAAGTTGATGGTCGGGCCGAGCACGTACTCCTCGAGCAGCGCGCCGGCGAGACCCTGCTCGCTGATGACGCCCGCCGCGATGAGGGTCTGCGAACGGCGGCGATATTGCTCCGGACTGGCGGCCACGAAAAACGCGCGCTCGAACGAGACCTTCGCGTGCGGCGCCTTGATCAACGTCAAGCCATCGATGTCCTCTGCGCTCTTTAGGCGCCGTGGGAACCGGATGCCGGCGGACGCGAGCAGTTCGTATTGATTGCCGGGTTCGTCGCGTTCTTCGGCGCGCAGCAGGCGGCGCGAACCGAAGAAGGGCACGCGCATGCCTTGTTCTATTTGATTGTAGGAATAACGCTGCCGCGCGTACACCTCAAAGGAGCGATTGGGCACGAAGATGGCGCTGCGTGCGAGCAGCTTCTCTTGCACGCCGGCGTCCAGCACTTCGGCGAAATGACCAAGCGCGATCGTCTCGTCCACGCAGCCGCTGCCGTCGGAACGGGTCTTGTAGTACTGCGCATACGTCCGCTCGCGCCGCGCGGCCGTGAGCACGAGCGTGCGGAGCTTCTCGCGCTTGGCGCCGAGACACACGTCGAGCGCGGAATGACTGCCGATGCAGCAAAGCGTCAGCGCGCCCAGCTCATACTTCGCGAGCACCTGGGACACGGAATCGCTCATGTGGTATGCCGGACTTTAGTCCGGCCTAGTTGGCCGGCACGCCGGGGCCGGGGATCGGCACCGGTTTGATCGGCCGCACCAAATCTTCGAAATGTATGCCCGACTGGTCGAGCACGAGCGAGAGGCTGTTCGACAGCAGCGCGTTCTTGAGCTCGCGCGCGATGCGCCGGCCGGTCGACATCGGCTCGTCGTAGTTCAGATACGAGTACGGCGAGCCGTCGATGAACAGGTTCGTGCCGGCCACGATGCGCGCCGACACTTCCATCAGGAAGAATTCCGCGTCGGGCGTGACGATCGTCTCGAGGCAGAACGCGCCGAAGAGACCGCGCGGCGGACACAGCTCGCGGCTGATCCGCACGACCGCTTCGCCCATGTGGAACGCTTCGGCGAGCAGCGACTCGCGCAAGCTGATCGGCTGATTGCCGATCACCACGTAGCTCGGCTGGATGTTCCAGCCCTCTTGGTCGGCCGACGGGATGCGCCCAAGCGAATCGACGTTGCTTTCGTAGCGACGGTCCATGGACATGATCTCGAGCTTGCCGGTCAACGGCGAGTAGAAATAATGGATGTATACCGGCACGCCGATGACGTATTCCTGGATGATGTATTGCTGTTCGACGAGATGCGAGGCGCGGGTGGCGAAGTCTTCCGCGTTCTTGACGAACAAGTACCCTTTACCGCCATGCGCGCCGTAGAGTTTGACGATCACCGGCCGGTCGATTTCGCTCGCCTTGCGGAACTGGCGCGGCATCTTCAAGCCGGCTTTGAGCAGCCATTCGCGCTGGCGCATGCGATCGGCTTCCCAGTCCAACACCGCCTTGTTGCCGAAATACGGCGTCGTCATCGCCTTGTGCTCGTCGAGCGAAAGATACGCGACGAACGAACCGTGCGGCACGAGGATGCACTTGCGCTGGTTCAGCTCCTTTTCGACCTTGGGAAAATCTCCGTATTTGGGTATGACGAGCACTTCGTCCACAAACCCGAAGCTGGCGTACAGCGCTTCGTTCTGCGGCGTGCTCACCGCGAGCGTGTGGAAGCCCTCGTCCTTGGCGCCTTTGAGGATTTGGAGCGCGGAGTGGCTGCCGAGCGTGGCGATGGTGTAGAGTTGGGGCAGATGCGCAGCGGTTTTCTTTGCCATTCTTGCCTGTTCTAGTTCACCGCTGCGGCTTGCGCGACCTCGCGCACAGACCAGCGTTGGGAAATGGGGTTTGCCAGCAGCTCGCGGCACGCCCATTCAAGGCGCTCCTTCGGCGCGCTGCCATGCTCGTCAAAGAAGCGCCATGCCGTTGCGCGCTCGAGCGCTTTGAGATCGCGGATGCCGAAATGATCAGCGAGCAGGCGCGCGAGCCCGCTGTTATCGTCGTCGCGGTCCGAGACGATCGCCTCCCAAGCGTTCGAATCTGCGGCGTCGTGCGTTCGTCGCATTCGGTGCTTGTTCGGATTGAAGATGACTTCGGCGCGCCGGAGCGCTTCGACGATCTCCTCTGCGTTCTCGGGCGGCTGGTCGAGGCTGAGCCGCAAGACCTCGGCGCGCTCGACGCGGGCGAGCTCCGCATAGCCGAGTTGCCGCAGCGCGACCAGCACGGTGAACGCGGTATTGTCGGGCACGGTGAGTTCGATCGCGACTTCGAGCTGCAGCACCTTTAGCGCGCGCGCCGCACGAGCGTCACGACGATGATAATCGCGCTCAGAAGAAACGAGACGATCAGAATCGTGATGTCGCGGAAAATACCGACGAGCAGACTCGCGGTAAACGCCTGGCCGACGGCGACCACGACGCGAGGTCCGCTGCCGTTCGCGTGAGCGCACGCGAGCGCGTACGTGCCGGGCGCATCGATGCTGAACGCCGCGAGCGCCTTGCCCGAGCGCGAGCCGATGCTGTACGAAGAGCTCATGCCGGAAGCTTGGACGGCGATCTTGGAGCCTGAAGGAGACGTGACCGAGCATTGGATGTCCGTCTCCTCCCCAGTGTTGAACATCTCCCCGTTGAGGTCGCTTTGATACTCGTAGTAGAGCGTGTACCCGCCCGACTTGGTGAGCTTGAGATCCTGGCTTGCGGGCATGACAAAACGCGTCAGCGCTTGTGACTGCGCGTATTTGATGTCGCCGACGAAGCCGATCGTGGCCCACGTGACGCCGGCGGCTAGGATCAGGAAAGCGATGACGTACCAGATAGCGCTCGACTGCGGATGTTTCATTTCAAGCCCCTTTCAACGAGCGCGCCATGCACTGGAAGATCGCGTGCGAGCCGACGGTTTGGTTCGGGTCTTTGCCGCGCATTCCCGGGGTCGCGTAGGACGCGTTGAACACCCATGCGGAGCGCTCCGGGTGAGGCATGAGCGCAAGCACATTGCCTTCTTCGTTGCAGATCCCCGCGGCGCGGTGCATGGCGCCGTTCGGTGCCGTGCCTGCGTAGCGCAACACGATCTGAGCGCGCTCTTCGAGGGAGTCGAAATACGCAGGCGCGCCGGTGAAGCGGCCTTCGCCGTGCGCGATCGGCATGCGCATGGAAAAACCCGGCGACAAGCCGCGCGTGAACGCGCAGCGATCAGGTTCGTCATCCGTCACGACCTCGACGAACCGGCACTGAAAACGGCGCGATGGCAGGTTGCGGGCGATCGCCACGTCGCCGAGCATGCCGCTCTCCGCGACCACCTGCGCGCCGTTGCACAGACCGAGCACGAACTTGCCCCGCTTTGCCTCTTCCTTCACGACCGCAACCATCGGGCTCTTCGCGGCGATCGCGCCCGCGCGCACCCGGTCCTCGTGCGCGAAGCCTCCGCACATGACGTAGGCGTTGAATCTGCGCAGCAAAGCAACATCATCGCTCCACCAGAACAATGACGCATCCATGCCGGCATCACGGCAGGCGTCGACCGTCTCGTCTTCTGAGTTCGTGCCGGGAAATACGATGACTGCGACCTTCGGGCTACGCATAAAGTTCCTGGAGCGGCGACAGCCAGGCCTCGCACAATGCGGCGAGCCCCACGTCACAGCTGCCTTTGACGCTCAAGCCGCTGCCGCCCGTTCTTCCCACAAGCACCGGTTCGGCAGCGTTTTCCTTGCATGTCTCGTGGAAGGCTTTGAGCCGTTCGTCAGCGACCTCGACCACGAAACCACCGGCTTCGCCGAAGAGCGCAGCGTGCTCTCCGCACTGCGCCCATTCGCTCGTCGCGCGCAGACGAGCGCCGATCGCTCCATCGGCGTCGCCGCCGAGACACATCTCGGCGACGCACGCCAGCAGTCCGCCGTCAGAGATGTCATGCGCGGCGCTGGCGATCCCGCGCTGCACGCACCGGACGACCGTCTTGATGGACGCCACGGCCTCGCGATAATCGATGGCGGGGAGCGCTGAGTCCGCGATGCCCATCAAGGCTGCATAGACGGAACCGCCGAGTCGACTGGTGCGCGGGCCGAGCAGAAAGAGATTGCGTTCGGCCGCCGTGAGCTGCATGGTCGCGATGCGCCTGACATCGTCGACGCGGCCGATGCACGCCACGATCGCCGACGGCGAGATCGCGCGACCGCTCGCAGCCTCATTATACAAACTGACGTTGCCGCTGACGAACGGCAGGGGTTCTCCGGGGGCGCCCAGCTGCAGGGCAAGCGCCGCTTCTGCGAGCCCGTCCACCCCTTGGACGAGCTGGTCGTAAGCGAGCGGGTCCTCAGGATTTCCGTAGTTGAGACAATCGGTCAGGCCGATCGGCTGCGCGCCGACCGCCGCCACGTTGCGCGCCGACTCCACCACGGCATGTGCCGCCGCGAGACTCGCGTCGATTACGCCGTAGCGCGGATTGCCATCCACCGAGAGCGCGATGCCGGCGCGCGCTCCTCGCTTGATGAGGAACACGCCCGCGTCCGCATATCCGGAAGGGATGACGGTTGCGCCGCGCACCACCATGTCGTAGTGCTCGATCAGCGGCCGCCGGCTGCAGACGTCGAGGTGGGAGAGAACGCGGAGGAGGATAGCTCTCGTGTCCGAGCTGGCGCTCGGAACGCTACACCCGAGCTGCGCTCGGGTCGCTACATTCACCGAAGAGGCGACCTTGCGGTCCGGGGTGGGGACGGGGCCGGTGAGGACGTCGATCGGCAGGTCCATCACCGTAGCCCCGGCGGACTTCACCACATAGCGCTTCTCGCGCGTCACGGTGCCGATGACCGCCGCCTGCGCGCCGGCGGCCACTTCCGGCAACGTGAAGCGCTTGTTGTAGATAGAGAGCAGCGTCGGCGTGAACGAGGGCGGCACGGCCCACAGCATGCGCTCCTGCGTTTCGGCGCACGCGATCACGAACGGCGGCAAGCCCCGGACTGCTTGTGGCACCTTTTCGATGTCGATCGCGGCGCCGAAGCCGCCGGCGCTGCACAGTTCGCTCGAACTGCCCATGATGCCGCCGGCGCCAAGATCCTTGAACCCGACCGAGAGCTTGCGTTCCGCGACTTCTCGAAACGCCGCGTACGTGCCGCGCATGATCACGTTCTTCAAGAATGGGTCGGGGACCTGAACCGCGCTTTTGTCGGCTTGCGCTTGAGCAGCGTCCAGGATCAGCGACGCAAAGGCTGCGCCGCCGAAGCCTGACCCATCGGTGGCCTTGCCGACCAGCACGAGATCGTAGCCGGCGCCGTCGGACGGCACCCTGCTGTGAATGATGCGATCGGCGCGCACGATGCCGAGCGCGACCACGTTCACCAAACAATTCTCGGTGAAGGATTCGTGGAAGTAGACGTCACCGGCGATGTTGGGCACGCCCACCGCGTTGCCATACGCCGCGATGCCGTCCACCGCCGCCGCCGCCACGTATGCGGCGTGGGTGCCGAGCGCAGGCGGACCGAAGCGCAGCGGATCGGCGCTGACGACCACTTCAGCGCCCATGCACAGCACGTCGCGCAAAATGCCGCCGATGCCGGTCGCCGCGCCTTCGAAGGGA comes from Candidatus Tumulicola sp. and encodes:
- the purF gene encoding amidophosphoribosyltransferase encodes the protein MKTRTQAQWDGYRPKPAGSEDAVHDACGVCGIFAPGEDVARSTFFALYALQHRGQESAGIAVSDGFELRCHKDMGLISQIFTEDILATLPGYLSVGHTRYSTSGSSIVYNAQPLLNSSSLGQFALAHNGNLVNTEALRDKLPDTLVPTSNSDSDVMVRMLALAPDGPMEDRIEYLMKECIGAFSVVLCTETQLFGFRDPWGVRPLCLGKYGSGWALASESCALTTLGAEFVREVEPGEIVIIDKEGMRSRMVATDIKPANCIFEYIYFSRPDTAFKGRELYLARYQMGRELAKEKPIPADVVMGVPDSATAAAIGYADESGIPFIEGLMKNRYIGRTFINPDQRMRAQGVKLKFNPLLANLTGKRVVLVDDSIVRGTTTR
- the purD gene encoding phosphoribosylamine--glycine ligase, which codes for MKVLIVGSGAREHALAWKIARSSGVEAIFAAPGNAGTASLGTNWPGVSATDVRSIAARAAQEKIDLAVIGPEAALAAGVADALRREGVATFGPGRAGARLESSKAYAKQCMLRWGIPTAAFRVANDKKQAMNHLKHWQYGGVVVKADGLAAGKGVVVFDSADEASGVVERWYEERSVPGGGTCIVLEEKLAGKEVSVMAITDGTRAQILEPACDYKRAGDGDTGPNTGGMGAYSPASDVVDGALLERVKREVIERARLGLERDGIEYRGCLYAGLMITSRGPYVLEFNARFGDPETQVVLPRIESGFLEALCEIAGLKSGIPHPGLKPRHYNTDIPHSSSACVAVVMTSDGYPESSKPVSGLPAPAPQEDVTFFWGGSKTAGDKIDASGGRVLTVSALGDSIASARERAYAACSAYAASLPQDTTLRWRTDIAERASKSAVNAALTPHAPSG
- the guaA gene encoding glutamine-hydrolyzing GMP synthase, translated to MPETVVILDFGAQYAQLIARRVREEHIYSEILPFDAPWDEIMARDPAAFILTGGPESVLADGAPHVPPQLAEAGKPVLGICYGLQEMARALGGEVVPGEIREFGKAELVVDAVHSPLFAGVAARSQAWMSHGDTVIQLPKGFITLAHTEACAQAAVGNPDTNWYGVQFHPEVKHTEFGRQVFHNFLRKIAGLSEKWEMASFIERSVEQIRAQVGEGKVLCALSGGVDSAVAATLTARAIGDRLTCVFVDHGLLREREAEQVVEAFRDVLHLNLIAVDARERFLSALAGVVDPEEKRKIIGREFIAVFEEHAKEFAGAKFLVQGTLYPDVIESKTPLSKAGHKIKTHHNVGGLPERMHLTLIEPLRLLFKDEVRRVGRELGLPEHVVNRQPFPGPGLAVRVLGAVDRERLDVLRRADAIAREEIERNADGELPWQYFAVLTPLQSVGVMGDGRTYANLVAIRAVSSEDGMTADWSRLPADVLARIATRIVNEVPGVNRVVYDVTSKPPATIEWE
- a CDS encoding DUF1297 domain-containing protein, with protein sequence MSDSVSQVLAKYELGALTLCCIGSHSALDVCLGAKREKLRTLVLTAARRERTYAQYYKTRSDGSGCVDETIALGHFAEVLDAGVQEKLLARSAIFVPNRSFEVYARQRYSYNQIEQGMRVPFFGSRRLLRAEERDEPGNQYELLASAGIRFPRRLKSAEDIDGLTLIKAPHAKVSFERAFFVAASPEQYRRRSQTLIAAGVISEQGLAGALLEEYVLGPTINLNFFWSPMLGELELLGTDTRRQTNVDGARSLLAIEQASLGGAFTPSMEEAGHMPATVTESMLEQAFDMGERFVEAARAARPPGIIGPFALQCVIAAGPPKSFVVYDVSLRIPGSPGTKYTPYSAYRWGRELSVGERIAKEVVLARAAGRLADILT
- a CDS encoding formate--phosphoribosylaminoimidazolecarboxamide ligase, encoding MAKKTAAHLPQLYTIATLGSHSALQILKGAKDEGFHTLAVSTPQNEALYASFGFVDEVLVIPKYGDFPKVEKELNQRKCILVPHGSFVAYLSLDEHKAMTTPYFGNKAVLDWEADRMRQREWLLKAGLKMPRQFRKASEIDRPVIVKLYGAHGGKGYLFVKNAEDFATRASHLVEQQYIIQEYVIGVPVYIHYFYSPLTGKLEIMSMDRRYESNVDSLGRIPSADQEGWNIQPSYVVIGNQPISLRESLLAEAFHMGEAVVRISRELCPPRGLFGAFCLETIVTPDAEFFLMEVSARIVAGTNLFIDGSPYSYLNYDEPMSTGRRIARELKNALLSNSLSLVLDQSGIHFEDLVRPIKPVPIPGPGVPAN
- the purQ gene encoding phosphoribosylformylglycinamidine synthase I, which translates into the protein MRSPKVAVIVFPGTNSEDETVDACRDAGMDASLFWWSDDVALLRRFNAYVMCGGFAHEDRVRAGAIAAKSPMVAVVKEEAKRGKFVLGLCNGAQVVAESGMLGDVAIARNLPSRRFQCRFVEVVTDDEPDRCAFTRGLSPGFSMRMPIAHGEGRFTGAPAYFDSLEERAQIVLRYAGTAPNGAMHRAAGICNEEGNVLALMPHPERSAWVFNASYATPGMRGKDPNQTVGSHAIFQCMARSLKGA
- the purL gene encoding phosphoribosylformylglycinamidine synthase subunit PurL, yielding MTGAAQLEHAAEALSIAGCGDDELVRLARREALALSAAELRAIAERIGRNPTRAEAHAFAIQWSEHCSYKSSRPLLKKLPTKSRDVLVGVGEDAGILRAATIEGVEYGVAVAHESHNHPSQVVPFEGAATGIGGILRDVLCMGAEVVVSADPLRFGPPALGTHAAYVAAAAVDGIAAYGNAVGVPNIAGDVYFHESFTENCLVNVVALGIVRADRIIHSRVPSDGAGYDLVLVGKATDGSGFGGAAFASLILDAAQAQADKSAVQVPDPFLKNVIMRGTYAAFREVAERKLSVGFKDLGAGGIMGSSSELCSAGGFGAAIDIEKVPQAVRGLPPFVIACAETQERMLWAVPPSFTPTLLSIYNKRFTLPEVAAGAQAAVIGTVTREKRYVVKSAGATVMDLPIDVLTGPVPTPDRKVASSVNVATRAQLGCSVPSASSDTRAILLRVLSHLDVCSRRPLIEHYDMVVRGATVIPSGYADAGVFLIKRGARAGIALSVDGNPRYGVIDASLAAAHAVVESARNVAAVGAQPIGLTDCLNYGNPEDPLAYDQLVQGVDGLAEAALALQLGAPGEPLPFVSGNVSLYNEAASGRAISPSAIVACIGRVDDVRRIATMQLTAAERNLFLLGPRTSRLGGSVYAALMGIADSALPAIDYREAVASIKTVVRCVQRGIASAAHDISDGGLLACVAEMCLGGDADGAIGARLRATSEWAQCGEHAALFGEAGGFVVEVADERLKAFHETCKENAAEPVLVGRTGGSGLSVKGSCDVGLAALCEAWLSPLQELYA